The DNA region ctctgttcctgtctgtccctatctgtctctgttaaaaaaagaaaaaaagaaaaataaagaggtgtTTGTAGAGGCAATCAAGTTAGGTTGAGGTCACACTGGAATATGATGGGCATGTAATCCATCCAATACAATTGGTGTCCTTCTAAGTAAACAGAGGGAGATAGATACATGCAGGGACAAGGGCAGGTACCAATTTATCTATAATCCACGGAATGCCAGCCACTACCAGAAACTAGCACGGGCAGACCCTCCCCTGGAGGCTCTGAGGGAGTGCAGCCCTGGGCCTCGATTGCAGACATCTGGCCTCCACGACTGTGACAGGATGAGTGATCTtaagcccccacccccagtgcaTACTGTTTTGTTAAGGTGGCCCTGGGAAACAAATACAAGCAAGACTCCATGACCTTAGGACCGGCGCCGTCTGCCTCAGTGGTCATGCTGTGGTGCCTTCATGGACTATTCCCTCCTTTGGCACCTGACGTTAGTCTCAAAATCCTGTTGCTTTTTCTTCCTAATATTTCTCACTTCCATGGACTGGCAGTATGTGCAAACGGCCCTCACTGATCCTCTCAAGtgacctggccagggcaggaacatTGTCAGGGCGTAGGTCCATGTGGGCAGGGTGCTCAGTGAAGCCTTCAGCTGCAAGCTGAAAATAACTCCATCTATCCTGGTTTCCCATGGACTGGGACAGAACGAAGGTAGAGGTACGGGGGACTCCGGAAGTAACGGATGCAGGACTGGGTCATGATGGGACCCAGGGTCAGGCTAAAGAACATCTAGGTTTCTGGCCCAGCCAGTGGAGGAAAACGCGTgacagggagggggtgagggatgGGTCCTGAGAAGTGCAGGGAGCCAGAGGCCCTCCCCAAGGTAGGCTGGCCCAGGTGCAGGTACCCTCCTTCACGGTCACAGGTGGCAGGCAGGAAACAAACGGGACGGGTGGGTCTGTTCATGGATTTAATGGCAGGGGCTGAGGTGGGGAATCCCAACTGCTGCTTCAGCTTTTCTAGTAGCAAGGAGGGCCATGGAGTGTAGAGGCGGCCTGGTGAGGCAGACGGGTATTCGGGGGCCCCAAGACACGGGGGACTGCCGGGCAGCATGGAAGTCCcctccagcaggggttcaggaatGTGGAGTGGCCCCGGAGCTGGTGTGGACATGCTGCCCCTGCCCCCGGGTTCTGAGGAGCTTGCCCACAGCCAGTGGGGGTGTGGGTCGGCCACTGACCCACTGAGGCCCACACACTGATTCCCTCCCTCGTCCCTAACTCCTATCCTAGGCTGAGGAGCCTGGGACAAACGGAAGGGccactcttctccttccttccattGAGGCTCAGTTCCTTAGACAGAAGCTGGTTCAGGCAGGGCCAGTGGTGGCTGGGGACAGTCACAGCATGAGTGTTGAGTGTAACTGAGGAATGTAGCTAGGCCTGGGGCCAGGAATGTGAGGCTGAGGCCTATGGTCCCGAAGTCTTCCTGACATGGGGTTAGGTAGTGGGAAGGTGGGAAGGGCAGaggcagatgggggtggggaggagcccaGAGCTTAGAGCTTATGGGGGTTCACCCACTTATAGGTGCCCTCATACTGGAAGCCCACTCTCTTCATCAGCTCATCTGCTTCTGCTGGGCCAcggctgagagagagacaggcagaggggAGACGTGAGGAAGCTCCCAGCCCCAGTGTCCTCCTCCCATCTGtccaccctgcccaccccctcaCCTGCCATAAACGTAGGGGATAGGTTGGGGCTTCTCACGCTCAATCTCGTGCAGCAGTGGTGTGAAGATCCGCCAGGCCTCACGGAGCTCATCGCTGAGGGGACACACTGTGGCTTTGGGGGGGTGTGGGGACATGGAGGGCGAGAGGGAGGGAGCTGGCCATCCCCACTGCCGGACATGGGCACAGGGGTCCCCCTTACCTGCGCACAAAGTGCATCTGGCTTCCACAGAAGACATCCAGGATGAGGCGCTCATATGCATCGGGGAGCTTCACGTTCTGCAAGAGGGTGTCACTGAGGCTGCCCGCATAGCCAGAGCCCCTGGCCCATCCCCTCGGGCTGGGTACCCACCTTGTATCTGTTGCCATAGGTCAGGTCCAGCTCTGACTCCTCGGGATTGAAGAACATGCCGGGCTTCTTGGTCATCATCTTGGTGTACACGGCCTCGTTGGGCTGCACCCGGATCACCAGCTCATTGCGCTTGCACTGCTGCTGGAAGATGTCTCCAGCCACGTCGCGGAACTGCAAACGTACCTCAGCCTTGCGCTCATTCAGGGCTTTGCCACAGCGCAGAATGAAGGGCACCCCTGGGTGGGGAGGAAGGCTGGCCTCAGGACCGCTCCGCTAGCAGCCCAGGCCACATGCTGCGCGTGTGCGGGAGGCTGTGAGTGGCGGTGTGTGTGCCTGAAGCTGTGTGAATGCACGTGTGCGCCAAGGCGGCTGGGCCCCACCCTGCTGGCCTTCTTCCTTCAGCATATCATGCGGGCTGgccaccgccaccgccgccgAGCGGGTTGGACCCAGGGAGAAGGGCTCCGTGAGGGTTTGCCAGCCTGCCTGCCATGCTCCAAGGTATCACCTACCATCCCACCTCTCGTTCTCCACATAGAGGACAACGGCTGCGAAGGTGGCAGTGGTGGACCCACGGGGAACTGTGGGGTCGTCCAGGTACGCTTTGGTGGCCTCACCCTCTCCGCTGGGATTCCCCACGTACTGGCCCAAGACCACGTTTTTCACCTGTGCCTCCGAGATACATTTCAACACCTTGACCTGGGATAGAAGCGGGGGACAGAGAGGTCCCTTGGGTAAACACAGAGCAGCCCTGGGCATGGGGCAGAGCGGGGGAGCCTCATGTCCCAAAGCGCCCCCCCCGAAACACCCTCATTTTTTCTGAAGGAGCAGCTGAAGCTCAGACAGGCAATGGGTCTGCCCTTGGTCACACAGTAGTCACTGTTAGTCCTGAAACATAACCTCTTGGGCTTCTGACTCCCAGATCAGGGCACCCCTTCCTCAGGGCTGCTTGCTGGGGCTGGCAGCGAGGACCAAGTGGCTGCATCACCCCCCCACCTTTTCATCGCGGACGTCATCGGAGTCAGTGGAGGCTGGCTTCTCCATGGCCACCAGACACAGCATCTGCAGCAGGTGGTTCTGCATCACGTCCCTGGCAGGCAAGCAGGCGGAACTCGGTCAGGGGCTTCCAGGTTGGAAGACAGCCACGAAGACCGAGCCTGCCTCAGCCCCTCCATCGGCCAGGTTCTGGGGGCTAGGGCTCCAAGTAGGACTTTTGGGCAACAAGTTACAAGACCCGCTTCCTGATCCTCAGTGTCTGCCAGGTCCCGTCAAGACAAGGAAGGAGCCAGTGCCCTTCCCTTCGTAGCTACCACTGACTAATCAGACACTTTTGCTGCAGAATTTGAACTTTAGGGTAGAAGAGGAAGAGCCCCCTAAAACGAGGAGGGTGACCCTGCAGGGAGGCAGGATTGAGCCTCGTGCCCATGCCGGCCACCGAGGAAGGAAGACAGGCTCTTACCGAATGATCCCAAATTCATCAAAGTAGCCCCCACGGCCCTCAGTACCAAAGGGCTCCTTGAAGGTGAGGACGACACAGGCGATGTTGTCCCGGTTCCAGATGGGGCCGAAGATCCTGTTGGCAAACCTGcaggaggggcggggcagggcagaggctggggctgCACTCGCCAGGGCAGCAGCAGGGCAGTCGAGGCCCCCAGTGCCCGCTCCGACCCTGgcggcccgccccgcccccagccgtGGCTCCAGCTGTACCTCAGCACCATGAGGTTCTGGACCATCTCCTTGCCCAGGTAGTGGTCAATGCGGTAGATCTGATCCTCCGAGAACAGGGAGGAGATGTGGTTGGACAGCCGGTCAGAGCTCTGCAGGTCCCTCCCGAAGGGCTTCTCCACAATGATGCGGTTCCAGCCTCTGCAGGGGCCCACAGCTGTCACTCCCACACCCTCCTTGGGGAGCGGGGGCCAGAAACTCACATCCCTAATAACCTCTCTTCAGGGAGTGGGGGCAGGAATGGCTCAGGCATTAGTTGGGGAGCAGGAAGAGGGGACAGCAGGGGCTACACTTATCTCTGCGGATTTTAAAGTAggaaaaagtttctttctttgttagtCCCCACCGAGAGTTAACATGGTATTCTGTATTCAAAACCAGGACAAAGTGAAAGAGATAGTCATGGCTTTGGGAAAACAATGGCGTGCCCAAGTCCAGGCTGTGGGATTCTCCCAGAACACCATCACCTCCTCATGGGAGTGCAAGGCACTTTGGGAAACACCGAAAAGCCAGAGAAGCAAAGGGAAGTTTCATGGAGCCATACTGCCCTCTTGTGGTGCTATCAAGGACAGCAGATCAAGGCAGACCAGAccaaggaggcagaaagaaagggCAAAAGACAAGACTTACGTCTGGCTCATGCAGGTCTCTCGGATGTTCTTGGTGACAGCCTCATAGACAGTGGGGGGCAGGGCCAGATAGAAAAGGCGGTTGGCCTGTGACCCCTGGCAGAGGGCATTCATGTGGCTGTTGAGGCGCTCATAGGAGGCTGCTTGATCGTACTGGCCAGCCACGTAGGAGTTGCGGGCAAAGAACTCCTCCAGCTTGGGCTGTTCCTCTGGGGTGGCCTGGGAAAGACCGACACAGGGGCGTCAGCCCTTCCTCGCTAATCCCACAGCCAGGGTAGGTTCCTCTGGAAGTCCGCCATCCTAGCCGCACGCTGGGTCCACTCCCATGTCGTCGGCTTTGCACTTCCCAAGGGGGAGGCCAAGGCAGCCGGCAGCATGCATCACTGCGGGGGACGGGGCCAGAAAGTCCCAGGCCAGGCCCGGGATGGGCCCAGTCATCCCTGGGGACCTTGAGCCCTAAGACTGAAGTCAGACTTCAGGAAAGTTTGACCTGAGAGGACCACACTGGAGaaagacctctctctctctctctctaaagtcatcACACCAAACTACGGTGTGTTGGGAAAACCCGAACCTGCAGAATTTCTGCGGCATGGAGGCTTTCTCAGGTCCTGGCCCTGGGAAACAGCGAGTCCACATGAAGGGGAGCTGGGAAACAGAGGTCTCAGGCTCACAGGGTTCCTACATCCCAACCTGTGCCTCTCTTGTCATCAAGGCCGTGGGAGGCGCAGGTGAGCAGTTTTCTGTGCCAGTTTGGCAGGGTGGTGTGGGTGGTTTTGAGGGCAAGGATCAGAAGTGCTTGGGCGTGAATGGCCCCAGGCGACTGTACTAACATGGCCCTGCCCCTCTGCCAGCACGGGATGGCAGGGCTGGGCCCcagggggagaggcaggcaggagtgggagggggCATAGTGCAGTGGGGTGGGGGAACGCCCCCTTCCGAGACCCCAGAAACCACTCACTTTGAAGAAGGGCTCGCTCTGCTTGCGGATGTCGGGCACTGTGAGGCGAGAGCGGGCATAGCCCACAATGAAGGTGTTTTCGGGCAGAAGGCCATCCCGGAACAGCCACCTGAGGGCAGAGCACGGCTGTAAccagggtggggaggcagggaaggcaAAGAGGGCGACGGGCAGGGGGCCGTGGAGGGCGATGCTTACCAGATGGTGGGGTAGATCTTCTTTTTGGCCAGGTCACCCTGTGGCAGAGGGAAAAGGCATGGTTAGAAGCTGGGGACATGGTCTAGATCAGTGGTGCCCAATCcccggaccagtactggtccgtgggccatttggtactggtctgcagataaagaataaataacttacattatttccgttttatttatatttaagtctgaacaatgttttatttttaaaaaatgaccagattccctctgttacatccgtctaagactcactcttgacgcttgtctcataaaagtttgacaattatatttaaaaataccacagtttttatgccggttgcataattttattttgtgcatttatccatcccactctaaaggccggtccgggaaaatattttctgacattaaactggtccgtggcccataaaaagttgaggaccactggtctagatcatCTCCCCACTGGGGTCACCTCTCATCCACAAGCACACCAGTTTTGCTCCTGTATGTAGTCAGGGGAGCCGATAAGAGCCTGTGCTAGCCCTTTACCCCGACCCTGAACTAACAGTGCCCACATAATTGCAGCAGCCACCTTGAGGCAGACAGACCTTATGCTTGCCAGACCAACCTGGCCACCCTATAATCACACAGACCATGATCTCTGCTTCTAGTGTAAGCAAGTGGAACCAAACACACCAAAAAGCCCAATTCTAAACAGCTCATGGGCTAAAGAAGAAAACCCAAAAACTCCATTCACTAGAATCAAATGGCAATGGAAGTAGCACATATAAGAAGATGTGGCCATAAATGTTTATGttcgaaaagaaaaaaaaaaggttcaaaacTAATAAGCTAAGCATTCAATTTAAGAAGTGAgaaaagtctgaccaggcagtggcacagtggatagaacatcggactaggatgcggaggacccaggtttgaaatcccaaggtcgccagcttgagcacagacacatctggtttgagcaaggctcaccagcttgagccaaaggtcgctggcttgagcaaggggtcactagctttgcTGTAATtccccggtgaaggcacatatgagaaagcaatcaatgaacaactaaggtgtcacaatgaagaattgatgcttctcatctctctcccttactgtctgtcctgtctgtccctgtctctgtcacaaaaaaaaaaaaaagaaaaaaaagtcagaaaaaagaCAGAATTTTTAAGGCAAACAAATTATAAggcaggagaaataaataaaatggaaaacaaaccaaaagatgAACAAAGTCAAAAGCTGGTATTTGAAAAAGACTAATAAAAAATAGACAACTCTCCAGCAAGATTGCTTTTTAATAAGTACGAAGAACTAGAAATACAATGGGACAAAATTACATTCAGGCAACACAGAGGGGATTTTATGAACAATGTTATTTCACAtttgacaacttagatgaaaaCGACACATTTCTAGCTAAGGCCAACCTACTGACACGGAGTGAGATACCTGACTAGGCAATGATCATTAAGGAAACAGGACTGTGTTCACTAAATGTTCCCACCAAGACAAACCCAACCCCGACCCGGCACAGGAATCCTCGCCAGTGGGTCCTACACTGCCAGGGAGAGAAAGCTCCGGTCTGAGGCCAACTCTCTGCAAGCTAATGGGGAGCACTTGTCAAGCCACTTTATGGGGCCTGCAGAAGCCTGGCACTGAGACCTCTCAGAAAGGCACACAAGAACTTCTCAGTCCATATCATTTACATCCACAGATGCAGATGCAAaatcctgcaaaaaaaaaaaaaattagcaaactcAATCCTGTAATGTTAAAA from Saccopteryx leptura isolate mSacLep1 chromosome X, mSacLep1_pri_phased_curated, whole genome shotgun sequence includes:
- the G6PD gene encoding glucose-6-phosphate 1-dehydrogenase, which encodes MAEQVALSRTQVCGILREELYQGDAFHQSETHIFIIMGASGDLAKKKIYPTIWWLFRDGLLPENTFIVGYARSRLTVPDIRKQSEPFFKATPEEQPKLEEFFARNSYVAGQYDQAASYERLNSHMNALCQGSQANRLFYLALPPTVYEAVTKNIRETCMSQTGWNRIIVEKPFGRDLQSSDRLSNHISSLFSEDQIYRIDHYLGKEMVQNLMVLRFANRIFGPIWNRDNIACVVLTFKEPFGTEGRGGYFDEFGIIRDVMQNHLLQMLCLVAMEKPASTDSDDVRDEKVKVLKCISEAQVKNVVLGQYVGNPSGEGEATKAYLDDPTVPRGSTTATFAAVVLYVENERWDGVPFILRCGKALNERKAEVRLQFRDVAGDIFQQQCKRNELVIRVQPNEAVYTKMMTKKPGMFFNPEESELDLTYGNRYKNVKLPDAYERLILDVFCGSQMHFVRSDELREAWRIFTPLLHEIEREKPQPIPYVYGSRGPAEADELMKRVGFQYEGTYKWVNPHKL